In the Nitrospinota bacterium genome, one interval contains:
- a CDS encoding cytochrome c: MTKLAGYILGALILPALTGLPTAFAFHSSIYEPRVPKEILEKVQEIENPYPADPERIEAGRQIYFGKGLCVTCHSKDGTGVRVPGHSPRNFTNKKWQELRTDGELMWVLRNGSPGTGMPIRVGNVISEEEGWNVIHFIRTFSQD; encoded by the coding sequence ATGACAAAACTGGCAGGATATATTTTGGGTGCTTTAATTCTTCCGGCCCTTACAGGTTTGCCAACCGCGTTTGCGTTTCATTCAAGTATTTACGAGCCGAGGGTTCCAAAAGAAATTCTGGAAAAGGTTCAGGAGATCGAGAATCCTTATCCAGCGGACCCTGAGCGAATAGAAGCCGGAAGACAAATATATTTCGGCAAGGGATTGTGCGTGACCTGCCACAGCAAGGACGGGACTGGAGTGAGGGTTCCCGGTCATTCTCCCCGCAACTTCACTAATAAAAAATGGCAGGAGTTGCGTACGGACGGAGAATTGATGTGGGTCTTGAGGAATGGCAGCCCCGGAACGGGAATGCCCATCCGGGTTGGGAATGTGATTTCAGAGGAGGAAGGCTGGAATGTTATTCACTTCATCCGAACTTTTTCGCAGGATTGA
- a CDS encoding DUF1264 domain-containing protein, translated as MVNIKVIFLVLVLAGFISSPVIAGDAPPNPLKGYTIHVSAPHIMDGEVIGPFHHYCKPINADIIQCILFESTDENARMTEVEYMVSKKLARSVIPEWSHLQNWHDHKQEIETGRVVILNPTDPKEQKGLAEYVSETDGIIFHLWPKGAPIPDGSVMIAQSIGHWEALHGQMGKEIAK; from the coding sequence ATGGTGAACATTAAAGTAATTTTTCTGGTATTGGTTCTTGCAGGGTTTATTTCGTCTCCAGTCATAGCCGGGGATGCCCCTCCGAATCCTCTCAAGGGATACACGATACATGTATCGGCTCCGCATATTATGGATGGGGAAGTGATCGGTCCTTTTCATCATTATTGCAAACCGATCAATGCAGATATCATCCAATGCATCTTGTTTGAATCCACGGATGAAAATGCCCGCATGACGGAAGTCGAATACATGGTTTCTAAAAAGCTGGCGCGGTCGGTGATTCCTGAATGGTCTCACCTGCAAAACTGGCATGACCATAAGCAGGAAATTGAAACCGGGCGTGTTGTTATTCTCAACCCCACGGACCCTAAAGAGCAGAAGGGTTTGGCGGAGTATGTGAGCGAGACCGATGGCATCATTTTTCACCTTTGGCCTAAAGGGGCTCCTATTCCTGACGGTTCGGTCATGATCGCTCAATCCATCGGACATTGGGAAGCGCTGCATGGGCAAATGGGTAAAGAAATCGCCAAATAG
- a CDS encoding DUF1566 domain-containing protein: MQHPSRFQTLKALSIFLVVLLCATPVLAVGLKDKKPVAQSVDKRFKDFGDGTILDAKTNLMWMKEDTWQREGKWVNWYTAQEYSQRMNNKNFAGYSDWRLPTPEEAQTLYERRKRNVDKDGDKIYMDSMFPAGAGWSTWTNKEKSGKAVVVSLKDEGGATYQDKISGADAFLRLIRGPVS, translated from the coding sequence ATGCAACATCCCTCAAGGTTCCAGACCCTAAAGGCGCTTTCAATATTTTTGGTGGTGTTGCTTTGCGCGACGCCGGTTCTGGCCGTTGGTTTGAAAGATAAAAAACCCGTCGCCCAATCGGTTGACAAACGGTTCAAAGATTTTGGCGATGGCACCATTTTGGATGCAAAAACGAACTTGATGTGGATGAAAGAAGATACCTGGCAACGGGAAGGCAAATGGGTCAATTGGTACACCGCCCAGGAATATTCGCAACGCATGAACAATAAAAACTTTGCCGGATACTCCGACTGGCGGTTGCCCACGCCTGAAGAAGCCCAGACTCTTTATGAGCGTCGTAAACGAAACGTAGACAAAGATGGCGATAAAATCTATATGGACAGCATGTTTCCTGCCGGGGCCGGGTGGAGCACCTGGACCAATAAGGAAAAAAGCGGTAAAGCGGTCGTTGTCTCCTTGAAAGATGAGGGCGGTGCAACTTATCAAGACAAAATTAGTGGCGCCGATGCTTTTCTGCGCCTGATCCGTGGTCCAGTTTCCTGA
- a CDS encoding class I SAM-dependent methyltransferase produces the protein MIPLCRPVHPSIFRGICILVFLLLIPAQGIAKEKDKSRWDGKYDTETYIFGKTPIPFLVENLHLLPKGKTLDIAMGEGRNGVYLAAKGFNVLGLDISEKGLQKARQLAESQNAKIETQVVDLETHTLEKNAYDLIICTYYMQRDLFPQFMEALKPGGMALVETYNMDYLKYAKFNPKWLLETNELLEIFKGFKIIRYQAFDDGEIAYSSILVQKP, from the coding sequence ATGATACCACTTTGCCGACCTGTGCATCCTTCGATTTTCAGAGGAATCTGTATTCTGGTCTTTCTCCTTCTGATCCCGGCTCAGGGGATTGCCAAAGAGAAAGATAAATCCCGATGGGACGGTAAATACGACACGGAGACCTACATTTTCGGGAAAACTCCCATCCCTTTTCTGGTAGAAAACTTACACCTGCTCCCGAAAGGGAAAACCCTCGACATCGCCATGGGCGAAGGACGCAACGGGGTCTATCTGGCCGCCAAGGGGTTCAATGTTCTGGGGCTGGATATTTCGGAGAAGGGACTGCAAAAAGCCCGGCAACTGGCTGAGTCTCAAAATGCGAAAATCGAAACCCAGGTCGTCGATCTGGAAACGCATACCCTTGAAAAAAACGCCTACGACCTCATCATCTGCACCTACTATATGCAACGGGATCTGTTCCCCCAGTTTATGGAAGCCCTCAAACCCGGTGGCATGGCCCTGGTCGAAACCTACAATATGGATTATCTGAAATACGCGAAGTTCAACCCCAAATGGCTTCTTGAAACCAACGAGCTTCTCGAAATTTTTAAAGGGTTTAAGATCATCCGCTACCAGGCCTTCGACGATGGCGAGATCGCCTATTCCAGCATTCTCGTCCAAAAACCTTGA
- a CDS encoding bile acid:sodium symporter family protein, translated as MNSTEKFFLTLANAFPLWVLAGAVLALWEPATAMWFQPDWIPMFLGIIMLSMGLTLSLSDFQQVLKIPRSILLGVSLQYIIMPALGYGLAKAFNLPIDYMIGIVLVACSPGGTASNVVCFIGRTNVALSVSLTTFSTLLAALITPVLTTLLIESLSRDLTGTAIQVDTLGLLLNTLKIVILPVLLGVFLNHYFHQAVKKINPYTPLLAVLSIVFIVDFILAAKKTAIMETGLHLLIVILSLHVLGFLLGYLLSRMLKFKEKDAQTVSIEVGMQNSGLATELARSNFPGYALATVPGAISALTHCILGSIVAGLCRIKAGKTEKLTLKPKESEASG; from the coding sequence GTGAATTCCACTGAGAAGTTTTTTCTCACCCTAGCGAATGCGTTTCCCCTTTGGGTGTTGGCAGGCGCTGTTTTAGCGCTGTGGGAACCCGCCACCGCGATGTGGTTCCAGCCCGACTGGATACCGATGTTCCTCGGCATCATCATGCTGAGCATGGGGTTGACGCTGAGCTTAAGCGATTTTCAGCAAGTACTGAAAATCCCCCGCTCCATTCTTCTCGGCGTGAGCCTGCAATACATCATCATGCCCGCATTGGGCTACGGGTTGGCCAAGGCCTTCAACCTGCCCATCGATTATATGATCGGCATCGTGCTGGTGGCGTGCAGTCCGGGAGGCACCGCATCCAATGTGGTTTGTTTCATTGGCCGCACCAATGTCGCCTTATCTGTCAGCCTGACCACATTTTCTACCTTACTGGCGGCACTCATTACGCCCGTTTTGACAACTCTATTGATCGAGTCCTTATCCAGGGACCTGACGGGAACCGCCATTCAGGTGGATACTCTTGGATTATTGCTCAACACCCTGAAAATCGTGATCCTCCCCGTCCTGCTGGGAGTTTTCCTGAATCATTATTTTCACCAGGCGGTCAAAAAAATAAATCCCTACACGCCCCTGCTGGCCGTGCTTTCCATCGTGTTCATCGTGGATTTTATTCTGGCCGCAAAAAAAACCGCCATCATGGAAACCGGGTTGCATTTGTTGATCGTCATCCTCTCTCTGCATGTACTGGGATTTTTACTAGGCTACCTGTTATCTCGTATGCTGAAATTTAAGGAAAAAGACGCGCAAACGGTTTCCATCGAGGTGGGGATGCAGAACTCCGGGTTGGCCACGGAGCTTGCTCGCAGTAATTTTCCGGGCTATGCGCTGGCCACCGTTCCAGGAGCGATCTCGGCACTGACGCATTGCATCCTGGGAAGC